Genomic segment of Fibrobacter sp.:
TTCGCGGGACTCTGTTCTCCCATAAACCACTATCTCCAGATCTGAATAGCTTGTCCTCTGCAGTCTGTAAACAACCTCTGTAACCTCTCCGCAGGCAACTGTATCCCTCATCTCAAAAGGCTCACATCCCGCAGCAGATACCCTGACCCTAACCGGACCGCAGGGTAGAGATTTGAAGGAGAACTTTCCGGATGAATCACTGACGGTGGTAATACTTCCCTGCTCTAAGCTCTGTCCGGAAAGCCTTCCTATTTGATTTATATAGACACTAAAAGGGACATTCAGTGAGGAATCTGCAAGGGTATCTGTAAAAAACACCGCCACATCAGCATCGGTTACAGGTGTTCTGGTACCCCTTTCGTAAAGAAATCCGGTAAAATTCACATTCTCCCCTACCCCCTCCAGCACATCTTCCAGAGCCACGGTATATTGATAAGTGATTATTACCGGGACTTTTTTCCCATCCGCTTCTGCAGGAGAAAACCTGAACCTTCTCACAGCATCCATTACCGCTCTGTCAAGCTCAGGATGAACCCCATTAATCAGTGCTACACTGTCAACATCGCCGTTTTCATTCACAAGGAGATCCACCGTTACCGTACCCTCTATTCCTTTTCGGGATAGTACAGATGGATATTCCAGTTTTACAAATTCGATCAGTTCAGGTTCTTTCTCAAGGATAAAGGACTCTTTCTCCGAAGAATCTGCCATATCAATCGATGATTCTACACCCGGTTCAGTCCCTGAATACACATCCTGAAAAGCAAAACCAGCCAACAGAAACACACAGAGTAAACTTCTCATCAGTACCTACCTCGACCCTGGAATCAACAACCGGGTGAAGACCGGCTATATCTTTTAAATAAGCAAGCAATGGACCGCTGACCACTGATTAATCTGATTAGACTGATTGCGATGATTATTCAGGAGAGATGAATTTGTTCTTGTTGTAAAGTGTTCAGGCTGGAAAATAGTTGTGGAACTTTGGACAGGAATTTATTCTTCTTATGAAAGATTTCAATACCGGATTGGGGGAACCTTTAAATGTGGATACAAATAAGAATACCGGAGAAGATCAACCCTGGGTGAGTTCGAAGCGGAAACGTACTATCTGCCACACAGCTACCGGCTCCTCACCTCTGAGTGCCGGTTCAAATACCAGTTTCAGGCAGGCATCATAGACTTTCTCTTTAGATCCATACCCCAGATCATCAAGCACAATGACCTGTTTTATCTTTCCATCACTGTCAATTAACACTTTTGCCCTCACCACTCCCTCAATTCTTTTCTCCAGCATCTCTCTTGAGTACTCAGGCTTTACCCTGACCTTCAGACGCGGAACCCTTGTGACAGTGGTAGCAGAGACAACCTGTCCCTGAAGATCCTCGTTTGTTGCCTTGAAAGTGTCAATTTCGGTATTGAGAGTGTTTCCCAGTTTTCCTATCACCGCATCAGAACGGCTCCCCTGCGCACCCAGACCGGTGGAGTAAACTCTCCTGAGCCCATAGACCCTCCGGGGAGCCTTCTTCGATGATTCCACCTGTTTTTCCTCCACAGTTTCATCGACTTTCTGATTCAACAGAGGCTTCTCTGTTAAATCAATCGGCTTTCCACTCTCTTTCTTTTTTTCAGGCTCTGCCTTTTTCTTCTTTACTTCAGGAATAACTTCCGTCTTTTTCTGATCTATAATAAACCTTGCTGCCGACTCGACTATTCTCCTCTCTTCAACACGGGGATCGGGCTTGCGCAAATGCAGAAATATCCCGCTAAGAGCAAACAGGAGAGAAAAGAAGAGAAGATAGACAGGGAAAAAGTCTCTTCCTCCGGATTGTCTTCCGGAAAGGGCATAGAGTTCAAGCATCTTTTTCCGGGCAGAATCCACGTGCTACTCCTCCCGGACCACCAGTACCAGAAAATCGGTAAACCCGGCTTTGGAACAGGTATACATGATTTTTTTGACCGCTGCAAACTGAATATCTCTGTCACACTGAATCACCAGTTCGCTTCCCGATGAATCACTGCTTCTCTGACGCATCGCTTTCATCCATTCATAAACCAGGGGCACAAGAAGAGAATCCCCTGACAAAAGCGAATCGGTATCAACCAGAACACGTCCCTCGCTGATTACCGATTTTTTTGTAATTTCAATGGAGCTGCGTACCCGGGGAGTTTCCTCTGAAGTGGACACTGGAAGAACCAGATCTGCTGCAGGAGTCACAAGGCTTCCCTCGGAGGAAAAGCTCTTTATCAGAAAGACCAGCAGAATTGTCATTACGTCAACCAGCGATGTCAACTGGGGGCGTACGGTGCCATCAATGGGAGCCGATTTCTGCGGCAAGATGCTCATAGAGCTGCTCCCGGATCAGCAGTGGCACTGGAAAGACCCACTTTTTTAAATCCTGCCTGCCTGCAAAGATCCATCACCCTGACAACATGCTTGAAAGGGATGTTGTCTCTCGATGCCACTATCACCTCATCATACCCAAGCTCGGCCACCCGCATCCTGATCCGTGCAGACAGCGTATCAAAAGGAAATTCAGACCCGACAGCCAGCGAGTCCAGCATTCTTTCTCCAAGCACAATCCCCAAATAATCGGTTCCGATGCGTACAGTCAATCTGGGAACAGGCTTCTCAGAGGCATCACCAACACTTGTGCCCAAATCCGGGGGAAGAGAAAACTCGACAATGGCATGATGAGTAAAAACAGCCATCGATACCAGAAAAGGAATAAGAATGATAAATACATTCATGACAGGTGTCACATCGACATCTGCGTTGTCAATAGTCTGTGAGGGAGGATGGCTGGAGCGAAACAGAGAAAGCATCAGGATTTCTTCTTTTTCAGGTAGTTAAGGAACTTTACGACAGCTTCGTCAAGATCCTTGGTCAATTGATTCTGCTTGTTTACCAGAAAAGTGTATGCTACCATGCAGGGGACAGCTACAATCAGCCCGAAAGCAGTGGTGATCATCGCCTGGGAGATACCGGTGGCCAGAAGCGCAGCCTTTTTTGCGGCATCAACTGTTGCAAGTGAAGAGAACGACAACTGTAAACCGGTAATAGTACCCAGAAGCCCCAGCAAAGTGGCGATATTGGCAAACAGAGAAAGGTAATTTAACCTCTGTGAGAGTCTTGGAACCTGCTGAATCGCAGCCTCTTCAACCCCCTCCCGGATCTCATCGATTGGCAGACCGGAGTTAAATCTCTCCAGCGCAGTCCTGAACAACACCTGCAGAGGAGCACGACCACGGCTTAAAAGCTCACCAGCCTCCCTGGACTTGTCACTATTGAGCAGACCTGCTACCTGAGAGAGAAGCTGATTTCCCTTCCTGCCGCAGACTATATAGAAGAATATGATCCTATCTGCAACAACTGTACAGGAAAATGCCAGAACAGCAAGAATAGCCCACATAA
This window contains:
- a CDS encoding energy transducer TonB, giving the protein MDSARKKMLELYALSGRQSGGRDFFPVYLLFFSLLFALSGIFLHLRKPDPRVEERRIVESAARFIIDQKKTEVIPEVKKKKAEPEKKKESGKPIDLTEKPLLNQKVDETVEEKQVESSKKAPRRVYGLRRVYSTGLGAQGSRSDAVIGKLGNTLNTEIDTFKATNEDLQGQVVSATTVTRVPRLKVRVKPEYSREMLEKRIEGVVRAKVLIDSDGKIKQVIVLDDLGYGSKEKVYDACLKLVFEPALRGEEPVAVWQIVRFRFELTQG
- a CDS encoding biopolymer transporter ExbD, which codes for MLSLFRSSHPPSQTIDNADVDVTPVMNVFIILIPFLVSMAVFTHHAIVEFSLPPDLGTSVGDASEKPVPRLTVRIGTDYLGIVLGERMLDSLAVGSEFPFDTLSARIRMRVAELGYDEVIVASRDNIPFKHVVRVMDLCRQAGFKKVGLSSATADPGAAL
- a CDS encoding MotA/TolQ/ExbB proton channel family protein, giving the protein MVKFLAEWFNDGGPFMWAILAVLAFSCTVVADRIIFFYIVCGRKGNQLLSQVAGLLNSDKSREAGELLSRGRAPLQVLFRTALERFNSGLPIDEIREGVEEAAIQQVPRLSQRLNYLSLFANIATLLGLLGTITGLQLSFSSLATVDAAKKAALLATGISQAMITTAFGLIVAVPCMVAYTFLVNKQNQLTKDLDEAVVKFLNYLKKKKS